The sequence GGGAGATTCCACTATGGGCGAAAGAAAATTGAAATTCGACACATTGCAAGTCCATGCAGGACAGAAACCAGATCCAACAACAGGTTCCAGGGCAGTTCCTATTTATCAAACAACTTCATATGTTTTTAATGACGTAGAACATGCGGCTAATTTATTTGCCTTAAAAGAACCGGGAAATATTTATACAAGGATTATGAATCCCACCAACGATGTATTTGAGCAAAGGATAGCAGCTCTAGAAGGAGGAGTTGGTGCCTTGGCTGTAGCCTCAGGCTCCGCTGCTGTTACTTATGCTATTCTAAACATTGCAGGAAGCGGAGACGAGATTGTTTCTGCCAGTACATTATACGGAGGTACATACAATCTGTTTGCAGCTACGCTACCAAAGTTGGGTATAAAAACAGTCTTTGTAGATCCTGACGAGCCAAATAATTTCAAGGAAGCCATTAATGCTAAAACAAAGGCTTTGTATATTGAAACCATAGGTAATCCAAGTATCAACATTGTTGATATTGAAGCTGTTGCTAAAATAGCCCATGAAAATGGAGTACCTTTAATTATCGATAATACCTTTAGTACTCCTTATCTAATTAAACCTATTGAATTTGGAGCAGATATTGTAGTCCATTCAGCAACTAAATTTATTGGAGGTCATGGCACATCTATCGGGGGTGTTATCGTTGATTCAGGTAAATTTGATTGGGCAGGAAGCGGAAAATTCCCAGGTCTGACAGAGCCTGATTTAAGTTATCATGGTGTGAAATATGTTGAAGCTCTTGGGCCTTTGGCGTATATCACCAAGGCAAGGGTACAGCTTTTGAGAGACACGGGTGCGGCCATCAGCCCTTTTAATTCTTTCCTTTTCCTTCAGGGTTTGGAAACCTTATCCCTTAGAGTCGAAAGACATGTTTCAAATGCTAAAAAAATTGCTGATTTTTTGTCCAAACATCCTCGGGTAACCTGGGTAAACTATCCATCACTACCGGACAATAAGTACCATGAACTTGCCAAAAAATATCTACCCAAAGGTGCTGGTTCCATATTCACATTTGGCATCAAGGGTGGTGTTGAAGCTGGTAAACGATTTATTGACAGCCTTGAGATTTTTTCGCTCCTTGCAAATGTTGCAGATGCCAAGTCACTAGTTATTCACCCAGCAAGTACCACTCATGCCCAGTTGAACGAGGAGGAACAAAAAGCTGCAGGAGTTACACCTGATCAAATAAGACTATCAATAGGGATTGAAGATGTGGACGACCTGATTTACGATCTTGATCAGGCATTGGAAAAAAGCCTGTAAAGCGTATGCTCTAGTACAAAAATTTTTCATGATTAGTAGTTAACTGAAAAATATGAGAGGCACTGTAATTC is a genomic window of Bacillota bacterium LX-D containing:
- a CDS encoding homocysteine synthase, giving the protein MGERKLKFDTLQVHAGQKPDPTTGSRAVPIYQTTSYVFNDVEHAANLFALKEPGNIYTRIMNPTNDVFEQRIAALEGGVGALAVASGSAAVTYAILNIAGSGDEIVSASTLYGGTYNLFAATLPKLGIKTVFVDPDEPNNFKEAINAKTKALYIETIGNPSINIVDIEAVAKIAHENGVPLIIDNTFSTPYLIKPIEFGADIVVHSATKFIGGHGTSIGGVIVDSGKFDWAGSGKFPGLTEPDLSYHGVKYVEALGPLAYITKARVQLLRDTGAAISPFNSFLFLQGLETLSLRVERHVSNAKKIADFLSKHPRVTWVNYPSLPDNKYHELAKKYLPKGAGSIFTFGIKGGVEAGKRFIDSLEIFSLLANVADAKSLVIHPASTTHAQLNEEEQKAAGVTPDQIRLSIGIEDVDDLIYDLDQALEKSL